The sequence TATATAGTTTTCACTTTTATTATAGTCCTGCATAATCATTTCAATCCTTTCTTCACAAGTACGGCTTTGATACCGAACACTTCTTCAAAAAATTCCTGTGCTATGTTAAATTCACGTTCTTCAAGACTTATATCACTGTCCGTATAAGCGGTTATCGTAAGTATTCCGTTTCTTATTGATGTTTTGATTTCGTCTATTTTTTGATTGTATTCAACATCAAGTGACTTGGCAAGTGAAAGGATTGCCGCAAGTTTTGAAATAAGCAATCTTCTGTTCTTTGAATATACGTTGTATTCATTAAAATCAAAAATACCGTTTTGGAACAGCACCGCACCAGATATTACTTCGTGTTCCTTTTGTGACAAACCTATAATAGGATTTGATTTTACAATGTCGTATGAGTATTTGCTGTAATCGTTTATATTTATATAGTAACCCGTATCCGCAAATATTGACGCAACTTTAAGCAATACCGCGTGACGCTTTGAAAGTCCGAACTTTTTAGAAAGCGTTGCCATTATATTTACTCCGAACTCCATAATTTTAGTATAATGGCGGTGGCTTACATCATATTTGCCTGCATAATATTTTGCACTTGATATAATATCATCTGTAAATATGTGCTTTGTATGCGTATAAGCATTTTTTTCGACATATTCGACAAGTATTCCGTCAACAAGCGATATTTCAGGTGCAATGATTATCTGATTTTTGTCTTTTGACATAAACATCTTATAGAAAAGAATTGACGGCATCATCAGCTTTGCAATATCATAAGGTACTTCGTACTTGTCCTCCACATATTGCGGACCGTATTCAGATATAATCTTGTATACATCATCTATATTTTCTTCTGTTATGCTGTCCGAACTTATACCGCAGATTTTTTTTATATATCTTACTTGATTACCCATTATTACGAAATACTTATAGTTTGGATTTTTGTAGAATACATTTTTATAGTTATTGATACCCGCCTTAATAAAATCCTCAAGCACACTTGAAAAAGAGGTTGTACTGTTTTTAACCGTTGAAAGATTTTCAAGTACACGAAGTGAACCCATAGGCAGGTTTTGAGAAAATTGCAGTTTAGACTGCTCGTAATGTGATACCTGTACACTTCCCGATGCAACATCGACCAAAACAGCACCTGCCTCGATAATATCGTCAAAATAGCTGTTGTTAAGTGCAAATGCCTTGTTATGTAAAAATCTTTCCTCTTCATTTGATATAATAGTGACCTTTATCCCCGTTCTTATATTAATCTGGTCAATTATATACTCACTGTTTGACGCCTCTCTTACGGCAGTCGTTGCATAACAGACATATTCGTCAACTCCGTAGCTTTTCATTATCCTTAAATATTCTTCAAAGCAGTTACATATCTTGTCCACAAGGTTATAGCTTATTTTTCCGACTGCATACGATTCTTTGCCTATTGACAAATCATATTTGACTGTATCAAGCACTGAAATACCGTTTTTCTTGGAAACTTCCGCTATCTTCATTGTTATTTCCGTAGACCCCAAGTCTATTGCCGCAAAAACTTTATATCTCGGCACATTTCATCATTCCTTCCTATAGTTTTGTATTAATTTCATTATACATAAAACTTAAAAAAATCTCAATATTTTTCTTGATTAATTTACTTAAATTTGATATTATAGAGTGTAGACTTAAATATAATGGCGATATGTTTGATTTTAATACAATTTGTTAACAATAATGAAAAAAAGGAGGAAAATAATAGATATGGATATGTTAGAGATTTGGAATCAAGTTCTTGAAAATCTTGAAGGCAATGTATCTCCTGTCGGATTTAATATACATATAAAAACAGCAGTTCCCGTATGTTTTGAAAACTCGACTTTTACTATTTCCGTAGCTACTTCTATTAATAAAAATCTTGTAGAATACCGTTACAAAAAATACATCGAATCATCACTTGAAAAAGTTACTGGCGCAAAGATTTCACTTGCTGTTTTGGTCGGTGACGCAAACGAGTTAAAGCAAGAAATAGAATCTAAACAAAACTCGGAATACGACAACAGTGAAATAATAAGCAGTGACGGTTTAAATTCAAAGTATACATTTGAAAATTTTGTACAGGGTTCTTCAAATTTATATGCGTATACCGCCGCAGAACAAGTTGCCAATCATCCGGGTGAAAGCAATAATCCTCTTTTTATTTACGGTAACAGCGGACTTGGAAAAACACACTTAATGCAGGCAATCGGTAATAAGATTAAAGCTAATAATCCAAATGCAAAGATAATATATGTTTCAAGTGAAAACTTTATGAATGAATTTATCACATCTATCAGAGAAAAAACAGGCGATAAATTCAGAAGTAAATACAGAGCCGCCGACGCACTTTTAGTGGACGACGTTCAATTTTTGAAAAATAAAGAGGCTACGCAGGACGAATTTTTCCATACCTTTAATGAACTCTTTAATTCAAAGAAACAAATTGTTTTGACAAGTGACCGACTTCCGAATGAACTGAAAACTCTTGAGGACCGTTTAAGAACAAGATTCGGACAAGGTCTTACCATTG is a genomic window of Hominilimicola fabiformis containing:
- the dnaA gene encoding chromosomal replication initiator protein DnaA; the encoded protein is MDMLEIWNQVLENLEGNVSPVGFNIHIKTAVPVCFENSTFTISVATSINKNLVEYRYKKYIESSLEKVTGAKISLAVLVGDANELKQEIESKQNSEYDNSEIISSDGLNSKYTFENFVQGSSNLYAYTAAEQVANHPGESNNPLFIYGNSGLGKTHLMQAIGNKIKANNPNAKIIYVSSENFMNEFITSIREKTGDKFRSKYRAADALLVDDVQFLKNKEATQDEFFHTFNELFNSKKQIVLTSDRLPNELKTLEDRLRTRFGQGLTIDVSVPNFETRVAILQQKALEHNKEIDEDALLYVAEHIRSSVRELEGALLKIISMSEFKKCKITKDFAEEVLKKLIPKSETVTPQNIIKKVSTFYNISESDITGKVKTKEIVVPRQISMYLCRKILNMNDTNIGKEFGKDRTTVGHNIEKIEESIDTNSTIKSDVNYILKDLNYNEG
- a CDS encoding Ppx/GppA phosphatase family protein, encoding MPRYKVFAAIDLGSTEITMKIAEVSKKNGISVLDTVKYDLSIGKESYAVGKISYNLVDKICNCFEEYLRIMKSYGVDEYVCYATTAVREASNSEYIIDQINIRTGIKVTIISNEEERFLHNKAFALNNSYFDDIIEAGAVLVDVASGSVQVSHYEQSKLQFSQNLPMGSLRVLENLSTVKNSTTSFSSVLEDFIKAGINNYKNVFYKNPNYKYFVIMGNQVRYIKKICGISSDSITEENIDDVYKIISEYGPQYVEDKYEVPYDIAKLMMPSILFYKMFMSKDKNQIIIAPEISLVDGILVEYVEKNAYTHTKHIFTDDIISSAKYYAGKYDVSHRHYTKIMEFGVNIMATLSKKFGLSKRHAVLLKVASIFADTGYYININDYSKYSYDIVKSNPIIGLSQKEHEVISGAVLFQNGIFDFNEYNVYSKNRRLLISKLAAILSLAKSLDVEYNQKIDEIKTSIRNGILTITAYTDSDISLEEREFNIAQEFFEEVFGIKAVLVKKGLK